Part of the Cloacibacterium caeni genome is shown below.
TTCAAAGACAGACAGATTACAGTAGGAACTACTCATTATGTAATTGTAAACGGAAGAAACTTAATGGGATCTTACGCTGGTCAATTAGCTCCTGCTGATAGATGGAGAGTAGCAATGTATGTAATGAGCGCTTTCAAAGCTGATGCTGTAGCTCCTGTAGCCGCTGTTGATGCAACTACAACTCAAACCAATACTAAATAATAAAAACAGAAAAAAATGTATAGTTTTTCACCAAAATTAAAATTGTATTCTATTATACTGATAGTTGTTGGATTGGTACTATTCGGTATTGGCTACATGTTAAATCATGGGTTAAATGAGTCTGCAATTCAGACAATGATGGATAATGTACACCATGGTACAGAACATCATACCCCAATGAACTCTTCAGAATTAGTAGGACCTCAAGATAATGCTGCACACTTAGAACATGCAACGCATCAGATTCATAATACGCCGTTCTCGGCTTTACTAACTGCTGCTATGTTATTCTTCGGAATCTCTGCTTGTGCTTTATTCTTTTTATCAATTCAGCATGCAGCTCACGCTGGTTGGTCTGTAATTGTAACAAGAGTGATGGAAGCGGTATCTTCATTCATTCCAGTAGGTGGGATTATTTTATTAATCTTAACTTTCCTAAACGTAGGTGGGATTGCTCACTTATATCACTGGATGGATAAAGACTTAATCGATCCTAATTCTCCAAACTTTGATGTCATCCTTTACGAAAAATCTAAATTTTTAAATATTCCTTTCTATGTAGTGAGAATCCTTATTTATGTAATTGGTTCTTGGTTCTTCGTTTGGAAAATTAAAAAAGTTTCTAAGAGATTAGACGAAACTAAAGATAGAAAAGATTACAAAGCATTATACAACTGGAGCGTAGGTTACATAGCATTCTTCGGATTTGCTTCTGCAGCTTGGGCTTGGGATTTCTTAATGTCTATTGACCCTCACTGGTATTCTACTCTTTATATTTGGTATTCTATGGTATCTACTTTATCTAGTGCTGTTGCAGTAATCATTATTGTTGCAGTTTACTTAAAGAAAAAAGGAGTTTTACCACAGTTTAATGATAATCACTTACATGATTTAGCTAAATTCTTATTTGCTACTTCAATGTTATGGACTTATTTATTCTTTGACCAATTCATGCTTTACTGGTACGCAAACATCCCAGAAGAAGTAAGATATTTCTTCGATAGATTTGCTTACTACAAGTACACATTCTTACCAATGCTTATCATCAACTTCTTAATACCACTATTGGTGTTAGTAAGTTCTAGCATCAAGAGAAATTACAAAGTAGTAACTACAATGGCTGTTCTAGTAATTCTAGGTCACTGGTTAGATTTCTTCAACATGGTAATGCCAGGAACAGTAGGACCTTTCTGGAATAATGCATACACATTCTTATTAGTAGTTGGTGCATTCTTATTCATGGTAGGTTTATTCGTTTTAGTAGTAATGTCTGCATTATCTAAACTTAAATTGATTCCTGAAGGAAATCCTCTAGTAAAAGAGTCTAAGATTTTTGAATATCCTTTCTAATTTCAGAAAGAAACATCATATAAATCCCAACTTATTGTTGGGATTTTTTTATTTTTGTATATAAATATTCATTTTATGAAACGTTTCCTTTTTCTAAGCATATTTTCATTGCTTTTTTTAATCGGTTGTAAAAAAGATGCAGTAGATGCAAGCAGTACAAAAGCCTTCCAAGAAAGTATCAATGACATGTCTTCTTCGCTTCCCACTATTAAACAAATTAAGTTTAATGAAGCTCTTTATATTCTAAAAACCTTTGGCGTAGATGCAGAAGGTGATATCGAAGAACTAAAAGCTCTTGGCAAACTTCTTGAAGGGAAAAAAGTGCCAGAAATTTTTGCAATGGCAGACAAAGTAGCACAAGAAAACGGAATCAACTGGGCAAGTACAGCTCCTCCTTCATTAGGTGAAATGAATATCTTCCAAAATATCATGCCGTCTGAAACAGATGTAAATGATATTGCCGCAAATTCTTTGCAAATTACAACCAGTGAAGTCTCTGTAGATAGTGTTTTAGGACCAAAAGCATTACAAATCGTTCCAAGATTATTAGATGCTGCAGGAAATAAAGTAGATTTCGAGAATGCAGCCTTAGAAACCACTTTAGAAGTTTCTAGTCAAGGAGTAAAACTTTTGACATCTAAAAATTTGATGCAAAACAATCAATTCAAAGGATTTTATATGAGATTTTCTTCTCTTCCTCAAGAGAAAGTAGTGGATAATAAAATTGACATAAAAGTTACTGTAAAAACGTCAAAGAAAACCATTCAAATGACCAAAATGGGTGTAGATGTAAATCCTAACGCTCTTTTGATGCCTCAAAGCTCAGAAAATCCAGAAAATCTTGAAGGAACTCCAGAAGAAAATGCTACGGGAACAGATTCTCCAAAAGTAATTGGCGATCCTAAAAATACCGTTGTGAATTTCTTAAGCAACTTAAACAGTCAGAACTTAAAAGCAGCTTACAGTCAGTCAGAAAACCCGAATTGGGGTTCTTATGAAACATTTGCCAATCCTACGTCTGGTTTTGGAACCGTAAAAAGTGTAGATGTAAACAATGTTTCTACTAAAGCAAATGCCAATAACACTGCAAGTGTAAATGCAACTTATACTGTAACAGATAAATCTGGAAACGCAACTTCGCTTGACGTTTCTTATGGATTAAAAGCTACAGAAACAGGCTGGAAAATCACCAGCTATAAAATCAATTCTTCTCAAAAAAAATAAATTAAAATCCCATAAAATGGCAACGCAAGATTTAATCGCTAGATTAGAAAGCACAATTCAGAATATTCCAGATTTCCCAATCGAAGGAATACAATTCAAAGACATTACGCCCATTTTCTTAAATCCTAAATTATACGAAGACGTAATTGCAGATTTAGTAGAATTCAGCAAAGGAAAAGTAGACGTAGTGTGCGGAATAGAAAGCAGAGGCTATCTCTTCGGAATTGCAATTGCTGTTGCCCTAGAAGTTCCATTTATTTTAATTAGAAAAAAAGGGAAACTTCCTCCTCCATTTATTTCAGAAAAATACGATTTAGAATACGGAACTGCCGAAATAGAAATGCGCACGAACCAAATTCAACCAAACCAAAGAGTATTAATTCACGATGATTTATTAGCAACAGGTGGCACAACTGAAGCTGCTGCTAAATTGGTTGAAAAACAAGGCGCAAAAGTGACACAGTTCAGTTTTTTAATTGGTCTTAAAGATTTACACGGCGAAGATAAACTGAAACAGTTTGACGCTGAAGTGTACAGTATTCTGAACTATTAATTTTTAGATTTTATTTCTTCTCCAACTCCTTTTTCAGCTCATTAATCTGTTGTTGAAGATAATTTATTTCTGTAGCCTTAGAATTCGGCGCATAATGCCATCTCAATTTAATTTCTTTATTGAGCAAATCAGCTGCATCTAATTTCTGAGAATCTATAAAATTTTGATCATTGAGAATGGTAATGTCTAGAAATTTTTCACCATTTTCTTCTTCCGCTTTATAATTTACAATAGCCAATTCAGGGTTTTGTTTTTGAATGGTATCAATATATTCTTCGGCATCTGATTTCAATTTTTCGGCATTCCACTTTTTCTGAGTCAATAAAATACTTGGAAACAGCACCAATAAAGAGATAATGGTAATGATTAGAATATCTTTTTTATTTCTTTTTTCCACTTTTTCGAGATAATATTTTTGATATCCCAAAACAATGCTCAAAATCCAAGTTCCCACTCCTATGAAAAAACAATTAATGAGATAATAATACATCCCGCCAAAGAAAAAATCCCAATTCAAATTTGCAATTCCATAACCAGCCGTACAAAGCGGAGGAATACAAGCCGTGGCTACTGCAACTCCTGCAATTACTTTGATGGCTTCCTTTCTAATGATTCCTAAAAACCATGCAAAACCACCAAAAAGCGCTAACAAACAATCGAAAATAGTAGCTTCTTTAAATGCTGCTAATTGTGACGTCTCTTGATGAAATGGTGATATTAAAAAATAAATAGTAGAAGCTACCAAACCGGTAACAATCATTATCACCCAGTTATAAAGACTAAGTTTTACCAAATTTTTATTGTGAATAGACAAACCAAAAGAAAGTCCTACCACTGGTCCCATTAATGGAGATATAAGCATCGCACCAATTACTGCAGCAGGAGAATTGATATTAAGACCAATACTTGCAATCGCCATAGACAAAACAAGTAACCACAAGTTATGCCCACGGAAATAAACACCTTCTTCTATTTCTGCAAAAGTAAAACGCTCTTCTTCTTCTCTTGGTAATGCTAATGTTCTTTTAAGTTTATGATAAGGCATATCAAATGATTTTTTTCAAAAGTAAGCAATTTCTACACTATTTTTTTTGTAAATTTATACAAGAATTCATTTACAATGAATAGATTTTCCGCATTATATAAAAGAATTTTAATTTTAGTGGTCTCCATACTCATTTTTGTATTATTGGGAGCATTAGCACTCATGTATTCTGAGAAAATGAGATTACTGGACGCGGTTTGGTACAGTATTATGACACTTACTACCGTAGGTTTTGGAGTGCCCGACAATTTCTCAGATTTAGGAAAAATCATCACTATTTTTTTAATGCTTTTCGGTGTGGGAGCTGTGCTCTATGGTTTAACAGCGCTTTCATTAGAATTTTTTAACGGAAATTTCGCCAAAGAATACAAACAAAATCTCATCAAACGCAATATGAAAAATTTAGAAAATCACATCATCATTTGTGGTTTCGGGAGAAATGGCAGACAAGCCGCCAGAAAACTTATTCTCCACAAAAAACCTTTTGTTATTATAGACAAAAAACCGCTAGAAAATAGAGATGATGAGTTCCGCAACACTATTTTTATCCACGGAAATGCGGTAGAAGATGAAATATTGATCAAAGCTGGAGTAGAAAAGGCAAATGGAATCATCGCTAGTTTACCATCTGATGCAGATAATCTTTTTATTGTAATCAGTTCTAAAGAATTAAATCCAAAAATTAAAGTCATCAGTAGAGCATCTAACAGCAGTACCATCAAAAAACTGAAAACAGCAGGTGCCGAAAATGTAATTATGCCTGATAAAATTGGCGGCGAACACATGGCTTCTCTTCTTATTACCCCAGATTTGGTAGAATTTATTGATAATATTGTGTTGGAAGGCACCAAAAAAATTAACGTTTTAGAAATTTATACGGATAAACTTTCCAAAGAATTTATCGGCAAAAAATTAGAAGAACTTAAAATTTTCCCAAAAACAGGATGTAAAATTGTAGGCTACAAAGACGTTCACGGCGAATACATCATTAATCCTGACGAAAGTAAACTCATAGAACCGAATAGTTGTATTTTCATTCTTGGACAACCTCATCAGATTGAAAACCTACAAAACATGTATCCTCAATAAGACAAATATTTCTCATAAAAACCCTAACTGAAAACCACTGAAAATAAATATTGTATATCACAATAGAAACTATTATTTTTGCATTTCAATTTCAAAATTATGACAGACAAGCATAAAAGCAAAAAAGAGCTAGAGAACGAAGGAAAAGAAACGGTAGAAATTTTTCAAGATTTAGACCAAACCGCGCTCAAAACAGAGATGTTCATTGAAAAATACGCTAAACAAATCGGGATTATTTTCGGTGCTGTAGTATTAGCGGTTTTAGGATACTTTGCTTATCAGCAATTCATCGCAAATCCTAAAAACGAAGAAGCTACACTGAGCTATCTGGCTGCTCAAAAAAACCTTTCTGAAGGGAAAGATGATATCGCACTAGGTGGAAAATCTGCTGCAAATCCAGGATTCAAAGGTACTTATGAGCAATTTCCTGGTACTGATGCTGGTAAACTTTCTGCTTACAATGCAGGTTTATTAAAATTCAAAGAAGGTAAATACCAAGAAGCTTACGATTTATTAGACAAGTTTTCTTCTGATAATAAAATCTTAATGGCTCTAAAATATGGAGCAATGGGAGATGCTCAAGCAAATCTTAACAAAAATGAAGATGCACTTTCTCTTTTAGACAAAGCCGCTTCTGCTTCTGATGATGCTTACACTTCTTATTACTTTACAAGAAAAGCTGGTTTACTAGCACTTGCAATGAAGAAAAACGCTGAAGCTAAAAAATACTTCGAAACCATCGAAGAAAAATATGCAGACTATGACGGCGGTACTTCTGATGCTTATATAGAAATGGTAAAAAACTTTTAAAAATA
Proteins encoded:
- a CDS encoding adenine phosphoribosyltransferase — translated: MATQDLIARLESTIQNIPDFPIEGIQFKDITPIFLNPKLYEDVIADLVEFSKGKVDVVCGIESRGYLFGIAIAVALEVPFILIRKKGKLPPPFISEKYDLEYGTAEIEMRTNQIQPNQRVLIHDDLLATGGTTEAAAKLVEKQGAKVTQFSFLIGLKDLHGEDKLKQFDAEVYSILNY
- a CDS encoding YfgM family protein; amino-acid sequence: MTDKHKSKKELENEGKETVEIFQDLDQTALKTEMFIEKYAKQIGIIFGAVVLAVLGYFAYQQFIANPKNEEATLSYLAAQKNLSEGKDDIALGGKSAANPGFKGTYEQFPGTDAGKLSAYNAGLLKFKEGKYQEAYDLLDKFSSDNKILMALKYGAMGDAQANLNKNEDALSLLDKAASASDDAYTSYYFTRKAGLLALAMKKNAEAKKYFETIEEKYADYDGGTSDAYIEMVKNF
- a CDS encoding quinol:cytochrome C oxidoreductase, which encodes MYSFSPKLKLYSIILIVVGLVLFGIGYMLNHGLNESAIQTMMDNVHHGTEHHTPMNSSELVGPQDNAAHLEHATHQIHNTPFSALLTAAMLFFGISACALFFLSIQHAAHAGWSVIVTRVMEAVSSFIPVGGIILLILTFLNVGGIAHLYHWMDKDLIDPNSPNFDVILYEKSKFLNIPFYVVRILIYVIGSWFFVWKIKKVSKRLDETKDRKDYKALYNWSVGYIAFFGFASAAWAWDFLMSIDPHWYSTLYIWYSMVSTLSSAVAVIIIVAVYLKKKGVLPQFNDNHLHDLAKFLFATSMLWTYLFFDQFMLYWYANIPEEVRYFFDRFAYYKYTFLPMLIINFLIPLLVLVSSSIKRNYKVVTTMAVLVILGHWLDFFNMVMPGTVGPFWNNAYTFLLVVGAFLFMVGLFVLVVMSALSKLKLIPEGNPLVKESKIFEYPF
- a CDS encoding DUF389 domain-containing protein, which encodes MPYHKLKRTLALPREEEERFTFAEIEEGVYFRGHNLWLLVLSMAIASIGLNINSPAAVIGAMLISPLMGPVVGLSFGLSIHNKNLVKLSLYNWVIMIVTGLVASTIYFLISPFHQETSQLAAFKEATIFDCLLALFGGFAWFLGIIRKEAIKVIAGVAVATACIPPLCTAGYGIANLNWDFFFGGMYYYLINCFFIGVGTWILSIVLGYQKYYLEKVEKRNKKDILIITIISLLVLFPSILLTQKKWNAEKLKSDAEEYIDTIQKQNPELAIVNYKAEEENGEKFLDITILNDQNFIDSQKLDAADLLNKEIKLRWHYAPNSKATEINYLQQQINELKKELEKK
- a CDS encoding potassium channel family protein; translated protein: MNRFSALYKRILILVVSILIFVLLGALALMYSEKMRLLDAVWYSIMTLTTVGFGVPDNFSDLGKIITIFLMLFGVGAVLYGLTALSLEFFNGNFAKEYKQNLIKRNMKNLENHIIICGFGRNGRQAARKLILHKKPFVIIDKKPLENRDDEFRNTIFIHGNAVEDEILIKAGVEKANGIIASLPSDADNLFIVISSKELNPKIKVISRASNSSTIKKLKTAGAENVIMPDKIGGEHMASLLITPDLVEFIDNIVLEGTKKINVLEIYTDKLSKEFIGKKLEELKIFPKTGCKIVGYKDVHGEYIINPDESKLIEPNSCIFILGQPHQIENLQNMYPQ
- a CDS encoding DUF6694 family lipoprotein; its protein translation is MKRFLFLSIFSLLFLIGCKKDAVDASSTKAFQESINDMSSSLPTIKQIKFNEALYILKTFGVDAEGDIEELKALGKLLEGKKVPEIFAMADKVAQENGINWASTAPPSLGEMNIFQNIMPSETDVNDIAANSLQITTSEVSVDSVLGPKALQIVPRLLDAAGNKVDFENAALETTLEVSSQGVKLLTSKNLMQNNQFKGFYMRFSSLPQEKVVDNKIDIKVTVKTSKKTIQMTKMGVDVNPNALLMPQSSENPENLEGTPEENATGTDSPKVIGDPKNTVVNFLSNLNSQNLKAAYSQSENPNWGSYETFANPTSGFGTVKSVDVNNVSTKANANNTASVNATYTVTDKSGNATSLDVSYGLKATETGWKITSYKINSSQKK